The genomic DNA CCTCTATCCCGTTGGCTTTTACTCAATTTTGACAGTAACTTCAGAATTGATCCTGAAACTTGAAATTGCTCTCTCAAACGTTGAGGAAAGCGGCTTTTCCAGAGGTTTTAGGACTGGTTCTAGAGCAAACTGCTTTCAGTCTGACGTTTTGATGCCTAACAGGTGCTAATCTGTATCGAGATGGGTGATAATCATGCAGCCTCGGGACCACCCTGAGCTGCCTGGAGTTCTTGCATCAGCACGCGAATTTCGTTGGTCGCGACGGTGTCCATGTCGACCTTGACCAGTTGCCGGACAATCTCTGCGGCTCCGACATCTGAAAGATCAGCATCTTCGAGCGAGTCGAATCGATCTGCCGGGTCTGGTGCGATCATTTTGGTCAGCATTTCAACAATCGTTGAGTTTCTCGCGAGGTCCTTTGGTAAAATTTCGGGAATCCGCTCCCATGTCGCGGTTTTCAGGCGGATGAGTTCATTCCGGTCGGTGACGCCCACAAACGGGACTTTTCCCGAGAGTAATTCCAACAACACATACCCCAAACTGGCCAAGTCTGAAAGTGGTGTGTGAGTGGCCCCGCGGAGAACTTCAACGGGTGCGTATCTCCAAGTCCACGTCGGGCGTTCCGGGGGAGCGTTGATTGAGAACGATGATCCAAGGTCGATGATCTTGCTGTTTCCAGTCTGTTTGACCATCACATTCGCAGGCTTCATATCTGCATGAATCACACCTTCCCGGTGTAGTGCAGAGAGCCCCGCCAGACATTCTCGAAAGATCCCCATCGCCACGCTCGGCATCATTCGAGATTGAAAACCGGCGTCGGTGATGACGACGTCATTAATGTAATCCCAGCGATCTGGCTTCACTTTGTGTCGAATCGATTCGAGAACGGTCGGCGACAACAGTCGGCGCATATCAATCCCGTCGATCCATTCACAAGCGAGAACCAGGATCCCTTCGTATTCAATGACGTTATAAACGTCGAGGATATGATCCTGCTGTATTTTCGAAACCTGCATCGCCACCGCAGCCAGTCGTGACATTTCGCGACGATACATCTCAACATCGTCGTAGCCATCTGGTCGATAGAACTTCAGGGCGAGGTCAAAACTGACCTGAAAAGCACCTTCTCGCTCACTGAGAAAGACTCTTCCCTGTCCTCCAGAGCCGAGAACTTTCTTCAGTCGATACACTTGTTCCCAAGAGACAGCTTGTCGGCCAATGATGTCCTGATAGTGTCGATTTAAGCGACTTGCGGATTCCTCCCGGTTCTTGCCAAGGAACAATTCATGCTCGCCTGGGCTAAAGACTTTTGTGATGTCCATATCTTCTTTCGTCTTGTCCGTAGAATCACTCATCGCGTTCACAACGACCCTTTCTGCTCACACTCGTGCACGACTTCATGGTCTGCCTCGGGTTAAATACCATTCGGATTCGCGCACGCTTTACGCCAATGAACGTGCAAAACATTTATGGATTGTGGAGGACATTCTGAGCGAAACTCAGCTCAAAATGTCATATTGAACCTGAAAAAAGAGGTGTCTCAAAGGATTCTGCGAGCTCGCTGGCCTAATCACTTTAACGTCAACAAATGTCAATCATCTTGGATAAACCGTTATCTCAGTAGCGGGAATCGTTGGCCACATTTGCCTGAAACTTCGACCATAAAAACACTTACGTCTCAAAATAACTGTAACTGGACAGAATGCGTCATGATCGCAGTCAGCAATCCTCAAGAAACCACTCCGATGAAAGATTTTCGCGGGCTCTGCGCGCATTGAAAATGCACTCATCCTTGACCTGCGAACACCCCAAAACCTTTACCACTAAAAAGCTTACAGTTTCGGAAAACTGAAAGTGCAGTTTTCTACTCACGTCCTGCCGGACATAACTCGCTGCGTGACACCAAGCTTCCCGCAGCCTATTGATTGCTTATCAAACTCCATGAGATGTCGAGCGAACCTACCAAACCCTTGAATGAACATTCGAAAACAAGATCTCAGAACAGCTTCCAAGCTTGTCGGGGTTATGTAATAGTTTAGCTCGACTTGCAACGTCAGAGGAGAGCAAGTTTGCCTCCGTATGAATTTTGTTCACGAATCATTCATTTTAGCCATCTTTCAATAATTATCACCTGCTTCGCAGTTCTCAAGAACGACACAGATGCGAAGAAATGACTATGATCAAGCAACATTGGCTCAGGCAACGTTGAATTGATGTCCACAAAAAACGGGGCTGAACAGGCTCGCCACGCCTTATTTAAGACGTTTTTTGAAGACATTTGTCT from Thalassoglobus polymorphus includes the following:
- a CDS encoding serine/threonine protein kinase, which translates into the protein MSDSTDKTKEDMDITKVFSPGEHELFLGKNREESASRLNRHYQDIIGRQAVSWEQVYRLKKVLGSGGQGRVFLSEREGAFQVSFDLALKFYRPDGYDDVEMYRREMSRLAAVAMQVSKIQQDHILDVYNVIEYEGILVLACEWIDGIDMRRLLSPTVLESIRHKVKPDRWDYINDVVITDAGFQSRMMPSVAMGIFRECLAGLSALHREGVIHADMKPANVMVKQTGNSKIIDLGSSFSINAPPERPTWTWRYAPVEVLRGATHTPLSDLASLGYVLLELLSGKVPFVGVTDRNELIRLKTATWERIPEILPKDLARNSTIVEMLTKMIAPDPADRFDSLEDADLSDVGAAEIVRQLVKVDMDTVATNEIRVLMQELQAAQGGPEAA